One window from the genome of Sandaracinaceae bacterium encodes:
- a CDS encoding CopG family transcriptional regulator codes for MKRTVISLEERDKAWLDATAARDGTPATELVRRAVRLLRDREPLDRQPFDEILRKTRGSWRRGDGLAYQQNLRDEW; via the coding sequence ATGAAGCGCACGGTGATATCACTCGAAGAGCGGGATAAGGCTTGGCTCGACGCCACCGCCGCGCGTGATGGGACGCCCGCGACCGAGCTCGTGCGTCGCGCGGTGAGGCTCCTGCGCGACCGTGAACCTCTCGATCGGCAGCCCTTCGACGAAATCCTGCGCAAGACACGTGGGTCGTGGCGTCGCGGCGACGGTCTCGCGTATCAGCAGAATCTGCGCGATGAGTGGT